Genomic DNA from Chlorocebus sabaeus isolate Y175 chromosome 6, mChlSab1.0.hap1, whole genome shotgun sequence:
AGGTATTAGGTtgggcaggccgggcacggtgcctcacgcctggaatcctagcactttgggaagccagtgggggaggatcgattgagtccaggagtttgagatcagcctgggcaacatagtaagaccttgtctctataaataataataataataataagcggGGTGTAATGGTGCTagccagtagtctcagctactcaggaggccacggtgggagtatcacttgagcccaggagttccacatcagcctgggcaacaaagccagaccccatctccacaaacacacacacacacaccccacaaatTAATcctggtggtgtgcgcctgtagtctcagctactggagaggctgaggtgggaggatcacttatcacttgagtccaggaggtggaggctacagtgagctgtgatggcgggtgacagggtgagaccttgtcccccccaaaaaaaagaaagaggggcagaggccaggcacagtggctcaggcctgtaatctcagccctttgggaggccagtgggtgggtcacttggtcaggagtttgagaccagcctggccaacatggtgaaagcttgtctctactaaaaatacaaaaattagctggatgtggtggcatgagcctgtaatcctagctattgaggcaggagaatcgcttgaacccaagaggcagaggttgcagtgagccaagatcacaccactgcactccagcctgggtgacagagccagactccatcttaaaacaaacaaaaaaaaaggcagagagaaagataCAGACACGCAAACACAGACAGAGAGGAGGGGGCTGAGAACTGTGTGGCCAGTGTGCGGGCAGAaacagaaactgaggctggggcTTAGAGGAAATCACACGGGGAGGCCAGCAGATGCGGTGAAACTTGGCGAATCTTTATTAAACTAGGGCCCACCCCAGGaggagggctggggcagggacagGGTCTCCCGCTGCAGGCTGAGCGGAGGCAGGAGGCATGGGGTGGAGTCGGGTCGGAGTCGGGTAGCATGGCTGTAGGCCTGGGCGTTCAGTGATTGTCGCTGGGCACAGGGGCGGTGCTGGCGCCCACGGCAGCCTGCACCTTCTCCACCAGCCCGGCCCACTGGCGCTGCATGTCTTCCACCAGGGGCTCGAACCAGCTCTTGAGGCGGGCCTGGAAGGCCTCGGCCTGCAGGCTTATCTGCTGGGCCTGTTCCTCCAGCTTGGCGCGCACCTCCGCCACCTGCTCCTTCACCTCGTCCAGGCGGTCTCGGGTCCGGCTGCCCATCTCCTCCATCCGTGCGCGCAGCCGCTCACCCAAGGCCTGGGCCCGCTCCTGAAGCGGCTGGCTGGCCAGGGAGCCCACAGTGGCGGCCCGCACGCGGCCCTGCTCCACCAGGGGTCCCAGGCGCTCACGGATGGCACTGACCCCGCGCTCGGCGCCCTCGCGGGCCCCGGCCTGATACACTGCCAGGCGCTTCTGCAGGTCATCAGCATCGCGGAGGAGCCGCTTGCGCAGCTTGCGCAGGTGGGAGGCGAGGCGCGCCCGCAGCTCCTCGGTACTCTGGCCCAGCATGGCCTGCACCTCGCTGCGGTACTGCACCAGGCGGCTGCGCACGTCCTCCATGTCGGCACCCAGCCGGGCCTGCGCCGCCTGCAGCTCCTTGGACAGCCGTGCCCGCGTCTCCTCCGCCACCGGGCTCAGCTGTTCCTCCAGTTCCGATTTGTAGGCCTTCAACTCCTTCATGGTCTCGTCCATCAGCGTCCTGCAGCCGAAAGAGCGGGAGGGTGTGCGCACAGGGGGAGGCGAGGAGAAGGGCTGGGATAGGTGTGGGTGAGATGGGGATCAGCCAGAGAGACccgagaaggaagagaggagagtcTCCTAAGGAGAACAGGGAGAGACAGAAGGGCAGTGAACCAAGAGAGAAGGAACgggacagaggcagagaggagacaAAGACAGACGCAGAGAGCGGAGGCAGAGACGAAGAAAGAGCTAggaggccgggcaaggtggctcatgtctctattcccagcactttgggaggcgaggtgggaggatcgcttgagcccagaagttcaagaccagcctgggcaacacagtgagaccccatctctctgtctctatatAAAAGAGCTAGTGAAGGACAGAGACAGAGCCAGGACGAGTgtgagaggctgagtcagaagggaaaagggagaaacAGAACTGAGAGAGAGAATTCCAGAGAGCTAAAGCCAGGAGTCAGAAATGGGAAGAGGAAGCTAGAACCAGCAGAGACCCAGGACCCCCAAGACTTAGTGGTAGGGGCAGAATGAAACCTGGACCTGGGGAGGTATAGCCGCCCACCAGGAGGGTCAAGGGCCGGGATGGGGACACTCACGTCAGTTCCTGGGTGACCTGGGGGCTGAGCAGCTCCTCCTGCACCTGCTCAGACAGTGTCTGCACCCAGCGCAGGTAATCCCAAAAGCGACCCAGTGCCAGCTCCCAGGGCTGGCCGCTCTGCCACTCAGTCTGCGGGCGCAGCTCGGGTTCCGTCTCTGGCTCCACCGGTTGCTCCACCTTGGCCTGGCATCCTGTGTGGAACAAGTTGAAGGTGGTTCAGGTTCCTTCTGACCCCGTCCAGGCACCTAGTACCTAGGGGCACACAGAAGGTGCTCCACAAATGCTGCTTTGGAGCCATGGTGGGCAGGGTGAGGGGGGAGTCTGTTTAATCACTTGAAAAGCGTTATttatttacagacagggtcttgctctgtcacccaggctggattgcagtggccggaacatggttcactgcaaccttgaccttctgggctcaagagatcctcctgcctcagcctcctgagtagctgggaccacaggtgtgtggcaccaggcctggctaatttttgtatttttagtagagacagagtctcactaggttgccgagtctggtgttgaactcctgggctcaagggatcctcccaccttggcctcccaaaatgctgggattacaggggtgagccaccgtgcccagcggaAAAGCGTGTATTGAGTGTCCTTGTGTGCCCCAGGCAGGGCTGTGTGGGGTGATGGAGAATAAAGATCACAGCTGTCCCGTGTCTGGTATTCCAATGCAATGCATTAGAAGCTTCTTAACtcccagccgggtgcggtggcccacgcctgtaatcccagcactttgggaggttgaagcaggcagatcacctgaggtcaggagttccagaccagcctggccaacatggtgaaaccccgtctctactaaaaatacaaaaagttagtcgggtgtggtggcatgttcctgtagtcccagctactccggaggctgaggcaggagaatggcgtgaacctgggaggcggagcttgcagtgagctgagatccagccactgaactccagcctgggagccaccgcactccagcctgggcgacagagggacttcatctcaaaacaaaacaaaacaaaaacaaacaaacaaaaacttctaaCTCCTATATTAAGGatggggaggccgggcgcggtggctcacgcctgtaattccagcactttgggaggccaaggcgggcagatcacgaggtcaggagatagagaccatcctggataatacagtgaaaccccttctctattcaaagtacaaaaaattagccgggcatggtggtgggcgcctgtagtcccagctgctcgggaggctgaggcgggagaatagcgtgaacccgggaggcggagcttgcagtgagctgagattgcgccactgcactccagactgggcgacagagtgagactctggctcaaaaaaaaaagcggggggaggaaaccgaggctcacaGAGCGTCAAATCGCTGTTCTGAGCCAGAAAGCAGCATAGAAGCCTCAGACCTgggctttcccctcaaggggaAGACAGACCAGCAGAAGAAGAGGGGGCCCAGGGTCTGCCTGAATggggccaggaggttgaggtgaggaTGAGAGGGGGAGGAGCGGGGAAACCGAGCAAGCCCCGCCCCCATACCTGCCAGGAATGTGACCAGCAACGCAGCCCACAGAACCTTCATCGTCCTGCCTGTGATTGGCCAGTCTGGGGAGGGAGAAACTGTCAATCAACCGCCAGTGAGgactcctcccacccccagcccgaCCCCAACCCGGTCCCACCCCAGGTTAGCCTTCCAAGCCTTGCTCCATTATCTACAACAGCCTAATCCCAGCACAAACACTTACCAAGCCGCCCCCAACCCATTCCCTATTTAACTCCCTCCTGGTCTTCTCTTATTTCCCCATCCCCAGGTCGGCCTCCATAGTCAAAATTCCATCTTTCTTTCCCGGGGTTCAAATTCCacaccccctccccctccccaccgccGGTTCCATCTCAGTCCCAGTCTTGCATTCCTCATTGTCCCTTCACATTCTAAGCTCTAACCTCACATTTAAGCGCCGTTTTCCATTTATGAGCTAATTCAGTCCTCATTTTAAAGTTCTCCAATCGACGGCTAGCTACCGTGTCGCTGCCCCTGGCTCCCCAGTTATGGAGATCTGAGGACACTGGGGACACCCAGTAGGTGCTCGATAAATGACAGTGACAACTCGTGGGGGTCCTGCTGTGGCTTAGCTCCTAGTCCACATGCTCTCCCCACCCCATCTTCTAGCGGGTCGGGTCGTCTCTGCTGCCCAGCCCTTCCCAGGTCCAGTCTCCTGCTGCTGGCCTCACCCCCGCTCCTCCTCTCCCCAAGCCCGACCTCGAGTAGCTCTCCTGAGACTACCTGGAGGCCAGGGCTTCCCGAGGTCCCAGCTACATCTTTCTAGAGGCCCCTGAGCTCATCCCCGTGCCCCCGACTGCGCTTCTCACCGGCTCCTGGGGAAGGACGTCCTTCACCTCCGCTGGGGCTGAGTAGGACTCAAGGATCCCAGACTTGTCCAATTATAGGGCTCCCCCTGTTCCGCCCCCTCCTCCAGGGATAGGGCAGGCTGGGCCAGCCCCCAGTCACGAGGTGGGCTGTTCTCCCCCTGCCCCAGGCACAgcagagcagagggaggaggtgggGCATAGAGGCCTTTTGACCACCCCCCCAGTCCCCAGGAAGTGAGGACACCTCGCCCAGTAATCCAGACACCCTCCTCCATTCTGGGGGCCAAGCGTGGAAGGGGAATGTGCAGGCTGCCGCCCAGAGTCCTCCTTCCCTGACCCTGTCCTTTCCTGTGCCTGG
This window encodes:
- the APOE gene encoding LOW QUALITY PROTEIN: apolipoprotein E (The sequence of the model RefSeq protein was modified relative to this genomic sequence to represent the inferred CDS: deleted 1 base in 1 codon), with translation MSSGASRKMSWDLGKPWPPDWPITGRTMKVLWAALLVTFLAGCQAKVEQPVEPETEPELRPQTEWQSGQPWELALGRFWDYLRWVQTLSEQVQEELLSPQVTQELTTLMDETMKELKAYKSELEEQLSPVAEETRARLSKELQAAQARLGADMEDVRSRLVQYRSEVQAMLGQSTEELRARLASHLRKLRKRLLRDADDLQKRLAVYQAGAREGAERGVSAIRERLGPLVEQGRVRAATVGSLASQPLQERAQALGERLRARMEEMGSRTRDRLDEVKEQVAEVRAKLEEQAQQISLQAEAFQARLKSWFEPLVEDMQRQWAGLVEKVQAAVGASTAPVPSDNH